The DNA window TGCCAGTAGAAGTGGCTGTGTATCTCTCGGCAATAGTAGGATAACGGTAGCCCTGACCAAACGAAGCTCGTAGAAAGGTTTGTTCTAGGAGCATATATGTTAATCCCATTCTAAAAACAGGTTTAAAAGTAGCTGGATCCTTGTCTATTTGATGACCTTCCAGACGTCCCCCTAACGTTAGGTTAAACTTTCCAGTTTTTTTATCTGCCTGTGTATATAATGCTAGGCTACGTCCGTAATGAAGCCTTTTACCAAAAATATCAGCTTCGCTTTCATTGTATGTACCAACTAGACCACTACTCCAAACTAAACCTTTATCATTCTGAAATTTTTGGAATAAATATTCACCGTACCAAAGATCATCGTAGTTATTTTGGTTGGTATTGTTTTCATTATTGACTTCATACCATAAAAGTTTAAGCAGGTGGCGAGTTCGTTTATTTACCCAGTATTCTGCCGAACCAGCTATGTCGAAAAGACGATTATTGATTTCCTGTTGAAAAGTTTCATTTTTTCTATACACACCGGAATCTGCGTCACGCCAAAGCAAGAATTTATTACCTTGTCGATAAAGATAACTCATACGCAAGGAAACCACTAGACCTTCTACTTTAGGAAACTTATATCGAAAAGTAGATTGCACAATACCCCGTTGTTCGTTGTCGCTTTCCCTGTAACCATCGTCGGAGAAAAATTGACCTGTCAATGTATAGCCAAAATTTTTGATGGTTTGACCATGAAAAATCCGAAAACTGGAAAAAGTGGGATTAAAACTCTTCCACCATTTAATTTCTTCGCGAAGTGGATTACCATACACACCAAGTTGAGTTGTAAACTGGGTGTAAGGCTTCAATGGTGGTGACATGGTCCGATAATGAATAATACCATTCAGTGCCGATGATCCATATAAAGTTGAGCTAGGACCTTTAAAAATTTCTATTTGTTTGATGTTTTCCATAGGTAAAAATTCCCATCTAATCTCACCCGTTGCGCCCGTGAGGAGAGGCATATCGTCTACCAAGAAAAGAACTCGACTCCCAGCACCATACGAGTAACCACTACCTCCTCGAATGGTTGCTTGATCATCAAATATGACTATCCCAGAAACCTTTTGTAATGCGTTCTCTAGGGAACTTATAGCATTAGCTTCCAAAAAAGAAGGTTTAATCAAATCCATAGATACAGAAACATCGGAAAGCTTTTGATCAAATTTTCCTGCCGAAACCACAACTTCGTTTAAAAGAGTAGACATAACCTCCAGATCAACATCTAGTCTCAGGACTTCTGCTGGTTTTAAACTTATCTGTCTTTTTACTTCGTAGTACCCCATAAGCTTAAAAACAACAACATAAGATCCAGGTGGTAAAGTAAGCTTAAAACCGCCCATTGAGTCTGAAACAATTCCCAGCTTAAGCTCAGAGACATAAATCTGAACACCCCACAACGGATTGCCTGTTCCTTTCTCTTTAACAAATCCTTCAATCACTGCTTGCTGTGAAAACATAAAATAAGGAAGAAACAATAACAATACCTGAAGGATTCTCATGAATTGTCTAT is part of the Bacteroidales bacterium genome and encodes:
- a CDS encoding TonB-dependent receptor gives rise to the protein MRILQVLLLFLPYFMFSQQAVIEGFVKEKGTGNPLWGVQIYVSELKLGIVSDSMGGFKLTLPPGSYVVVFKLMGYYEVKRQISLKPAEVLRLDVDLEVMSTLLNEVVVSAGKFDQKLSDVSVSMDLIKPSFLEANAISSLENALQKVSGIVIFDDQATIRGGSGYSYGAGSRVLFLVDDMPLLTGATGEIRWEFLPMENIKQIEIFKGPSSTLYGSSALNGIIHYRTMSPPLKPYTQFTTQLGVYGNPLREEIKWWKSFNPTFSSFRIFHGQTIKNFGYTLTGQFFSDDGYRESDNEQRGIVQSTFRYKFPKVEGLVVSLRMSYLYRQGNKFLLWRDADSGVYRKNETFQQEINNRLFDIAGSAEYWVNKRTRHLLKLLWYEVNNENNTNQNNYDDLWYGEYLFQKFQNDKGLVWSSGLVGTYNESEADIFGKRLHYGRSLALYTQADKKTGKFNLTLGGRLEGHQIDKDPATFKPVFRMGLTYMLLEQTFLRASFGQGYRYPTIAERYTATSTGTIRIFPNPSLKSESGYSAEVGFRHGYQWKKWHGYVDISGFFMRYRDMIEFQFGYFNPDSVVLVAFPPTDPNYFQNWLGFKAFNVEKAQITGTEINIAGNTSLWKLPLQWFIGYTYTYPIDLSKQQDTMKSSLETKILKYRFFHNFKGDVEIGFKKLFIGVNVEYQSKIFNIDKVFEDTIRYPNGAPILIPPSMEPAMILPGLKEYREKHNGFVVVDLRLKYEVSKEVNFIFNVRNALNKEYMIRPGDVQPPRTFIFQLQVRV